A portion of the Ignatzschineria indica genome contains these proteins:
- a CDS encoding replication-associated recombination protein A, giving the protein MKDLFSDLAEETKLQFSPLADLARPQTLAEVVGQDALLGEGKPLYEAFRSGVPHSMIFWGPPGVGKTTLANLIAKEFDAAFISLSAVFSGVKEIREAIKEAESYQLQGRRTILFIDEIHRFNKSQQDALLPFVESGLVTFIGATTENPSFEINQALLSRASVYLLAPLDDEAQKRLIERALNRYYPQYQLDEAATERLVEYAGGDGRRLLNLLQQLLVVAKNDELYEIGRPLVDRILSNQPKRFDKGGDYFYDQISALHKSIRGSDPDAALYWFSLMMEGGVDPRYLGRRILMIAWEDVGLADPRGIQIATDALTTYERLGSPEGDLALAQAAIYLACAAKSNAGYMAFKRARQFVAADQTRPVPLHLRNAPTKLMADLGHGQHYRYAHDEPNAYAAGERYFPEGMDEMKWYQPTDRGLERQIGEKLKFLDQLDEAARKGE; this is encoded by the coding sequence ATGAAAGATCTCTTTTCTGATTTAGCAGAGGAGACAAAGTTACAATTCTCCCCTTTAGCTGATTTAGCGCGGCCGCAAACTTTAGCGGAAGTCGTTGGGCAAGATGCGCTTTTAGGTGAGGGAAAGCCACTCTATGAAGCTTTCCGAAGTGGCGTTCCCCACTCGATGATCTTTTGGGGGCCACCTGGGGTCGGAAAGACAACGTTAGCCAATCTGATTGCGAAAGAGTTTGATGCAGCGTTTATCTCTCTTTCGGCTGTTTTCTCAGGCGTAAAGGAGATTCGAGAGGCGATTAAAGAGGCTGAAAGCTATCAACTTCAAGGTCGCAGAACGATACTCTTTATCGATGAGATCCATCGTTTTAATAAGAGTCAGCAGGATGCGCTACTCCCTTTTGTGGAATCGGGTCTTGTGACCTTTATTGGTGCAACCACAGAAAATCCCTCATTTGAGATTAACCAAGCATTATTATCGCGCGCTTCGGTCTATCTTCTCGCACCACTTGATGATGAAGCACAAAAGCGTTTAATTGAGCGTGCTTTAAACCGTTATTATCCCCAATATCAGCTTGATGAGGCGGCAACAGAGCGGTTAGTTGAGTATGCCGGCGGTGATGGCCGGCGGTTATTGAATCTTCTTCAGCAGCTACTTGTGGTGGCTAAAAATGATGAACTATATGAGATTGGCCGTCCTTTAGTTGATCGGATCTTATCGAATCAGCCGAAGCGTTTTGATAAAGGGGGCGACTATTTCTATGATCAGATCTCCGCGCTTCATAAATCGATACGAGGTTCTGATCCAGATGCTGCGCTCTATTGGTTCTCGTTGATGATGGAAGGTGGTGTCGATCCTCGTTACCTTGGAAGAAGAATATTGATGATCGCCTGGGAAGATGTGGGACTTGCAGATCCTAGAGGAATACAGATCGCCACAGATGCATTAACCACATATGAGCGATTAGGAAGTCCCGAAGGGGATCTCGCCTTAGCGCAAGCGGCGATCTATCTAGCCTGTGCGGCAAAATCGAATGCAGGTTATATGGCCTTTAAGAGAGCGCGACAATTTGTAGCGGCAGATCAGACGCGGCCAGTTCCGCTCCATCTTCGTAATGCCCCCACAAAATTGATGGCAGATCTCGGGCATGGACAACATTACCGTTATGCGCACGATGAGCCTAATGCATATGCTGCCGGGGAGCGCTATTTCCCTGAAGGCATGGATGAGATGAAATGGTATCAACCAACAGACCGAGGATTAGAGCGGCAAATTGGTGAGAAGCTCAAGTTTTTAGATCAATTAGATGAAGCGGCTAGGAAAGGGGAATAA